In Cloacibacterium caeni, a single window of DNA contains:
- a CDS encoding M3 family metallopeptidase, with product MTNPLLQSFNTKYQSAPFAEIKEEHYLPAFKELIDKSLQEIQEITQNPETPTFENTIEALAYSGEQLDVVSNIFFNLNSAETNDEIQQIAQEVSPLLTEFASKISQNEQLFSRIKKVYDEKDHYTLNEEQKMLLEETYKGFVRNGALLNDEKKEQLKNINIELSKKSLQFGQNVLAATNQYYKHLTNKEDLAGIPEAILAQYEEEAKERNLEGYVITLQFPSLLPVLTYAENRELRKELAIANGKKSFDGGEFDNQNLIKELVQLRQEKAQLLGYKSFADYVLEERMAKSPQKVLEFLNELLTKAKPFAQKDVEELSVLAKADGITEMQSYDHAYYAEKLRKQKFDFNDEELKPYFQLDKVQEAVFGLAGKLFGLEFVETTDIQKYHADVKTYEIYEQSAISNQQSAEQTAESGKLKALLYADYHPRKGKRAGAWMTSFKNQYIKNGENHRPHISVVCNFTKPTAETPSLLTFNEVTTLFHEFGHALHGVLANTQYPNLSGTSVKWDFVELPSQFLENYCYEPEFLKTFAKHYQTGEVLPDEKIKKIEDSKNFMEGYQTLRQLSFGILDMSYHAENVKVEDVKTFETETIKATQVYPTLAETAVSTSFSHIFQGGYSAGYYSYKWAEVLDADAFQYFKENGVFEPLISKKFKTLLESGGTKDPMELYKNFRGSEPKVESLLKRAFG from the coding sequence ATGACAAATCCACTTTTACAATCCTTCAATACAAAATATCAATCCGCTCCATTTGCAGAAATAAAAGAAGAACATTACTTACCTGCATTTAAAGAACTGATAGACAAATCTTTGCAAGAAATACAAGAAATCACTCAAAATCCTGAAACGCCTACTTTCGAAAACACCATCGAAGCATTGGCTTATTCTGGCGAACAATTAGATGTGGTTTCTAATATTTTCTTTAATCTAAATTCTGCCGAAACCAATGACGAAATTCAACAAATCGCACAAGAAGTTTCGCCTTTATTAACGGAATTTGCTTCGAAAATTTCGCAAAACGAACAACTTTTTTCAAGAATTAAAAAAGTGTACGATGAAAAAGACCATTATACGCTTAACGAAGAGCAAAAAATGCTTCTAGAAGAAACCTACAAAGGTTTTGTAAGAAACGGTGCATTGCTGAATGACGAGAAAAAAGAACAACTCAAGAATATCAATATTGAGCTTTCTAAAAAATCTTTACAATTCGGACAAAATGTTTTGGCAGCGACCAATCAATATTATAAACACTTGACCAACAAAGAAGATTTGGCTGGAATTCCAGAGGCAATTCTTGCGCAATATGAAGAAGAAGCAAAAGAAAGAAATCTAGAAGGTTATGTGATTACGCTTCAATTCCCGAGTTTATTACCCGTTCTTACTTATGCAGAAAATCGCGAATTGAGAAAGGAATTGGCAATTGCAAACGGAAAAAAATCTTTTGACGGCGGTGAATTTGATAACCAAAATCTCATCAAAGAATTGGTACAACTTCGTCAAGAAAAAGCGCAATTATTAGGCTACAAATCTTTTGCAGATTATGTTTTAGAAGAAAGAATGGCAAAATCTCCGCAGAAAGTGTTAGAATTTTTGAACGAATTATTGACTAAAGCAAAACCTTTTGCTCAAAAAGATGTGGAAGAGCTTTCCGTTTTAGCAAAAGCTGATGGAATTACAGAAATGCAAAGTTATGACCACGCTTATTATGCCGAAAAACTCAGAAAACAAAAATTTGATTTCAATGATGAAGAATTGAAACCTTATTTTCAGTTAGACAAAGTACAAGAAGCAGTTTTCGGGTTAGCAGGAAAACTTTTCGGGTTAGAATTTGTAGAAACCACTGACATTCAAAAATATCACGCTGATGTGAAAACGTATGAAATTTATGAGCAATCAGCAATCAGCAATCAGCAATCAGCAGAGCAGACAGCAGAAAGCGGAAAGCTGAAAGCATTACTATATGCTGATTATCATCCAAGAAAGGGAAAAAGAGCGGGAGCATGGATGACGAGTTTTAAAAATCAATACATCAAAAATGGTGAAAACCACAGACCGCATATTTCTGTAGTTTGTAATTTTACCAAACCTACCGCTGAAACACCAAGTTTATTGACTTTCAATGAAGTCACCACGCTTTTCCATGAATTCGGGCATGCTTTACATGGTGTTTTGGCAAACACTCAATATCCTAATCTTTCTGGAACTTCTGTAAAATGGGATTTTGTAGAATTGCCTTCACAATTTTTAGAAAATTACTGTTACGAACCAGAATTCTTAAAAACATTTGCAAAACATTATCAAACGGGTGAAGTTTTACCAGATGAAAAAATTAAGAAAATAGAAGATTCTAAAAACTTTATGGAAGGCTATCAAACTTTGAGACAACTTAGTTTCGGAATTTTGGACATGTCTTATCACGCCGAAAACGTAAAAGTAGAAGATGTAAAAACCTTTGAAACCGAAACCATCAAAGCGACTCAAGTTTATCCTACTCTAGCAGAAACAGCTGTTAGCACAAGTTTCTCACATATTTTCCAAGGTGGATATTCTGCGGGATATTATTCTTACAAGTGGGCAGAAGTATTAGATGCAGATGCTTTTCAATATTTCAAAGAAAACGGGGTCTTTGAACCTTTAATTTCTAAAAAATTTAAAACGTTGCTCGAAAGTGGCGGAACAAAAGACCCTATGGAATTGTATAAAAATTTCAGAGGAAGCGAACCGAAAGTAGAAAGTTTATTGAAAAGAGCTTTTGGTTAA
- a CDS encoding SRPBCC family protein, whose product MKKFLKILLAILAVLVIAMFVIGEKYHYEKSIVINAPAEKVYSHLNSMKAFNEWNPWMKLDPQLQSTYSGVSGQIGDKHCWKSDKKDVGNGCQEITALIPNQKQSTKMAFEGQGEATSDIVLTQDGNATKVVWTLDAEMEYPSNLMKPMMDYWMGKSYEEGLQNLKKLSEKP is encoded by the coding sequence ATGAAAAAGTTTTTGAAAATCCTTTTGGCAATTCTAGCCGTTTTGGTGATTGCCATGTTTGTCATTGGTGAAAAATACCACTATGAAAAATCGATTGTCATTAATGCTCCTGCAGAAAAAGTGTATTCACATCTTAATTCTATGAAAGCATTTAATGAATGGAATCCTTGGATGAAATTAGACCCGCAGTTGCAATCTACCTATTCTGGAGTTTCTGGTCAGATTGGCGATAAACATTGCTGGAAAAGTGATAAAAAAGATGTAGGAAATGGTTGCCAAGAAATTACGGCGCTTATTCCAAATCAGAAACAAAGCACTAAAATGGCTTTTGAAGGTCAAGGTGAAGCCACTTCTGATATTGTATTGACGCAAGATGGAAATGCTACTAAAGTGGTTTGGACGCTAGATGCAGAAATGGAATATCCTTCTAATCTTATGAAGCCAATGATGGATTACTGGATGGGGAAATCGTATGAAGAAGGACTCCAAAATTTGAAAAAACTTTCAGAAAAACCTTAA
- a CDS encoding IS4 family transposase, with product MSVFKDHKISLKQVLEFIPEALLTHLSATSKVDHYSKVLHGKKMFYLLLFCIFDNEKLSQRTLEDTFNSSGFKALFGLGEEEKVRRSSISERLSKIDSNYFKEIYEQMYGRFSELYSKTEIEKYNLIRVDSTIVADTCAKLKEGIDQKSGKKLVKFSFSFDGILPSGVEVFTGQKYSSEEAALPEAILKQVKKEEHHENIYVIDRGLQSTRVMKDFDEKSVKFIIRSKENRKFEEIESFLDGKKSQKWDDWEVMKDSKVKLYTGKPVLNKRGNIHHREEKVETCFRLVVIKNEKKDKEFWFLTNEFELSAKEIADYYRKRWDIEVFFRFLKQELNLSHLVSMNKNGIEVMIYMTMIASMLLLIYKKVNDLGYKTAKRRIAMEIRDMITAILIIFAGGNPDKVFKT from the coding sequence ATGTCAGTTTTTAAAGACCACAAAATCTCCCTCAAGCAAGTTTTGGAGTTTATTCCCGAAGCGCTTTTAACCCATCTTTCTGCAACTTCTAAAGTAGACCACTATAGCAAAGTGCTTCACGGTAAGAAAATGTTTTATTTGCTTTTATTTTGTATTTTTGATAATGAAAAATTAAGCCAAAGAACCTTAGAAGACACCTTTAACAGCAGTGGTTTCAAAGCCTTGTTTGGTTTGGGTGAAGAGGAAAAAGTACGCAGAAGTTCTATCTCTGAAAGGCTTTCCAAAATCGATTCCAATTATTTTAAAGAAATTTACGAGCAGATGTACGGAAGGTTTTCTGAACTTTATTCGAAGACCGAAATCGAAAAGTACAACCTAATCAGGGTTGACAGCACCATTGTTGCCGATACCTGCGCCAAACTCAAAGAAGGAATCGACCAGAAAAGTGGGAAGAAACTGGTGAAATTCAGTTTTTCATTTGATGGAATTTTGCCTTCAGGTGTCGAAGTCTTTACTGGACAAAAATATTCGTCAGAGGAAGCCGCACTTCCCGAAGCTATTCTGAAACAAGTAAAAAAAGAAGAACATCACGAGAATATTTACGTGATAGACAGGGGTTTGCAATCCACAAGAGTGATGAAAGATTTTGATGAAAAATCGGTAAAATTCATTATCCGAAGTAAAGAAAACCGCAAATTTGAAGAAATAGAATCTTTTCTTGATGGAAAAAAATCTCAAAAATGGGATGACTGGGAAGTGATGAAAGACAGCAAAGTAAAGCTTTACACTGGAAAACCAGTTTTGAATAAACGTGGGAATATTCATCATCGTGAAGAAAAAGTAGAAACTTGTTTCCGACTAGTAGTCATCAAAAACGAAAAAAAAGACAAAGAATTTTGGTTTTTGACCAATGAATTTGAACTTTCGGCAAAAGAAATTGCAGATTATTACAGAAAACGTTGGGATATTGAAGTGTTTTTTAGATTCCTAAAGCAGGAACTCAATCTAAGTCATTTGGTATCAATGAACAAAAACGGAATCGAAGTAATGATTTATATGACCATGATTGCTTCTATGCTACTTCTGATTTATAAAAAAGTAAACGATTTGGGATACAAAACCGCCAAAAGACGTATTGCAATGGAAATTCGGGATATGATTACCGCTATATTAATCATTTTTGCTGGAGGAAATCCCGACAAGGTTTTTAAAACTTAA
- a CDS encoding GreA/GreB family elongation factor gives MTRNFPFFYFSVFQKRILSSLNILMKMLVKDYDKTALRNFVKDTISGKIKTLEFYLNFTLEATREVKKTSKYDSIREEMQEEIYHLDKQMFALKTMQKKMNQVLHHSSDRVKLGSLVITNKARFYLSVSLGEFFYEGDRFYAISEESPMAKIMLGKTEGEEFVLNRIHQKIEKII, from the coding sequence ATGACTAGAAATTTCCCGTTTTTTTATTTTTCGGTATTTCAAAAGAGAATTTTATCTTCGCTGAATATTTTAATGAAAATGCTGGTAAAAGATTATGATAAAACTGCACTGAGAAATTTTGTGAAAGACACGATTTCTGGGAAGATAAAAACGCTGGAGTTTTATCTCAACTTTACTTTGGAAGCAACGAGAGAAGTAAAGAAAACTTCTAAGTATGATTCGATAAGGGAAGAAATGCAAGAAGAAATTTATCACTTGGATAAACAAATGTTTGCGCTCAAAACCATGCAAAAGAAAATGAATCAGGTGCTTCATCATTCTTCGGATAGAGTAAAACTAGGTTCGCTGGTCATTACCAATAAAGCCAGATTTTATCTTTCGGTTTCTCTTGGTGAGTTTTTTTATGAAGGAGATCGGTTTTATGCGATTTCAGAAGAAAGTCCGATGGCTAAAATCATGTTAGGCAAAACCGAAGGCGAAGAATTTGTTCTCAATAGAATTCACCAAAAAATTGAAAAAATTATTTAA
- a CDS encoding nitroreductase family protein, giving the protein MNNSEILKQIIESRKSTYPKDYTGEEISQEILDEILSSAQFAPNHKKTKPWRFRVFRGEEKQQLAKEIQKIYKETTPEQLFLEKKYLDFAEKIAKTDTVVTISVNFSGLLPEWEEIAATSMAVQNMYLTCAANQIGCYWSSHTVINHLGEFLNLKENQRCLGLFYLGKV; this is encoded by the coding sequence ATGAACAATTCAGAAATTTTAAAACAAATCATAGAAAGCAGAAAAAGTACGTATCCCAAAGATTATACTGGCGAAGAAATTTCTCAGGAAATCTTAGATGAAATCTTAAGTTCTGCACAGTTTGCTCCCAATCACAAGAAAACAAAACCTTGGAGATTTAGAGTCTTTAGAGGAGAAGAAAAACAGCAACTGGCAAAAGAAATTCAGAAAATTTATAAAGAAACGACGCCAGAACAATTGTTTTTAGAGAAAAAGTATCTTGATTTTGCTGAAAAAATTGCCAAAACAGACACCGTTGTTACCATTTCTGTAAATTTCAGTGGTTTGCTTCCAGAATGGGAAGAAATTGCAGCCACTTCTATGGCGGTTCAGAATATGTATTTAACTTGTGCGGCAAATCAAATAGGTTGTTATTGGAGTTCTCACACAGTAATAAATCATCTCGGTGAGTTTCTGAATTTAAAAGAAAATCAACGTTGTCTCGGATTGTTTTATTTAGGTAAAGTTTAA
- a CDS encoding 30S ribosomal protein S16 → MSVKIRLQRHGKKGKPFFHIVVADARARRDGRFIEKLGIYNPITNPATIELDVDSAVKWLNNGAQPTDTARAILSYKGALYKKHLQGGVAKGAFDEAEAEKRFNAWLEAKEAAVNAKKDGLTQSKEAAKKAALEAEAKVNEARIAAAAQAEADAKAAEEAANAEPVAEETTEETPAAEAEGTEAEA, encoded by the coding sequence ATGTCAGTAAAAATTAGATTACAAAGACACGGTAAAAAAGGAAAACCTTTTTTCCACATCGTAGTAGCAGATGCTAGAGCAAGAAGAGACGGTAGATTCATCGAGAAATTAGGAATTTACAATCCAATTACTAACCCAGCAACGATTGAACTAGATGTAGATTCAGCTGTTAAATGGTTAAACAATGGTGCTCAACCAACTGATACTGCAAGAGCTATCCTTTCTTACAAAGGTGCTTTATACAAAAAACACTTACAAGGTGGTGTAGCAAAAGGTGCTTTCGACGAAGCTGAAGCTGAAAAAAGATTCAACGCTTGGTTAGAAGCTAAAGAAGCTGCTGTAAACGCTAAAAAAGACGGTTTAACTCAGTCTAAAGAAGCTGCTAAAAAAGCTGCTCTAGAAGCTGAAGCTAAAGTGAACGAAGCTAGAATTGCTGCTGCTGCTCAAGCAGAAGCTGATGCTAAAGCTGCTGAAGAAGCTGCAAACGCAGAACCTGTAGCTGAAGAAACTACTGAAGAAACTCCAGCTGCTGAAGCTGAAGGAACTGAAGCAGAAGCATAA
- the rimM gene encoding ribosome maturation factor RimM (Essential for efficient processing of 16S rRNA) — protein sequence MKKEDCYFLGKITRKHGLKGNVIIKLDTDQPELYNKLEGIFVEVNGLLVPFFVEKQQWGNDNSKIITFKNSSEQLVEQSIGKYVFLPLSTLPKLSGNQFYYHEVIGYEIREEDGKSCGNIVEINDQTAQHYFILKLADKEIIIPIIKNWILEVNREEKFIKMQLPEGLMDVFLTPSKNDEQ from the coding sequence ATGAAAAAAGAAGATTGCTATTTTTTAGGAAAAATTACCAGAAAACACGGTCTAAAGGGAAATGTAATTATAAAACTAGATACAGATCAACCAGAATTATACAATAAACTGGAAGGGATTTTTGTAGAAGTGAACGGACTTCTCGTGCCTTTTTTTGTGGAAAAGCAACAATGGGGAAATGATAATTCTAAAATCATTACTTTCAAGAATTCTTCTGAACAATTGGTAGAACAATCTATTGGCAAATATGTTTTTTTACCACTTTCTACCTTGCCTAAACTTTCAGGAAATCAATTTTATTATCACGAAGTCATTGGGTATGAAATCAGAGAAGAAGATGGTAAATCTTGCGGAAACATTGTAGAAATAAACGACCAAACTGCACAGCATTACTTTATCCTAAAATTAGCAGATAAAGAAATCATCATTCCGATTATTAAAAACTGGATTCTAGAAGTAAACCGTGAAGAAAAATTTATCAAAATGCAATTGCCAGAAGGTTTGATGGATGTTTTCTTAACGCCATCTAAGAATGACGAGCAATAA
- the asnS gene encoding asparagine--tRNA ligase → MSKKTIKEILGDYKKLLHHDITIQGWVRAFRSNRFIALNDGSTINNLQIVVDFENFDEEIIKNIKTASSLKITGEVVESEGKGQDIEIIAKKITILGDNFSEEMEKTVLQPKKHSLEVLREQAHLRFRTNLFGAVFRVRSAVSFAIHQFFNQNHFFYMNTPIITGADAEGAGEMFGVTNFDLNQIPRDENGDIDFAQDFFGKKTNLTVSGQLEAETAAMGLGRVYTFGPTFRAENSNTTRHLAEFWMVEPEVAFNNLEDNIDLAENFLKYVIGYVLENCKFDLKFLDQRFAEEQKQKPEKDRAKEGLIEKLENVIKKRFMRVSYSEAIEILLNSKENKKGKFQFPIEEWGADLQSEHERYLVEKHFESPVVLFDYPKEIKAFYMRLNEDGKTVAAMDVLFPGIGEIIGGSQREERLDVLKTKMQEMHIDEHELWWYLDTRKFGSVPHAGFGLGLERLILFVTGMTNIRDVIPFPRTPKNAEF, encoded by the coding sequence ATGAGTAAGAAGACCATTAAAGAAATTTTAGGAGATTATAAAAAACTTTTACATCACGATATTACCATTCAAGGTTGGGTGAGAGCATTCCGTTCTAACCGTTTCATCGCATTGAATGACGGTTCTACCATTAATAATCTTCAAATTGTAGTAGATTTCGAAAATTTCGACGAAGAAATCATCAAAAATATTAAAACTGCTTCTTCACTTAAAATTACCGGTGAGGTAGTAGAGAGTGAAGGAAAAGGTCAAGATATAGAAATCATTGCGAAGAAAATTACAATTCTTGGTGATAATTTTTCTGAAGAAATGGAAAAAACTGTTCTTCAGCCAAAAAAGCACTCTTTGGAAGTTCTTCGTGAGCAGGCGCATCTTAGATTCAGAACCAATCTTTTCGGGGCGGTTTTCAGAGTGAGAAGTGCTGTTAGTTTTGCGATTCACCAGTTCTTTAACCAAAATCATTTCTTTTACATGAACACGCCAATTATTACTGGTGCCGATGCAGAAGGTGCTGGTGAAATGTTTGGAGTGACGAATTTTGATTTAAACCAAATTCCAAGAGATGAAAACGGCGACATCGATTTTGCACAAGATTTCTTTGGCAAAAAAACCAATTTGACGGTTTCTGGTCAGTTAGAAGCGGAAACTGCAGCAATGGGATTAGGTAGAGTGTATACTTTTGGGCCTACTTTCCGTGCTGAGAATTCTAATACGACACGTCACCTTGCAGAATTCTGGATGGTAGAACCAGAAGTAGCTTTCAATAATTTGGAAGATAATATCGATTTGGCTGAAAATTTCTTGAAATATGTAATTGGCTATGTTTTAGAAAATTGCAAGTTTGATTTGAAGTTTTTAGACCAGAGATTTGCTGAAGAACAAAAACAAAAACCAGAAAAAGATAGAGCAAAAGAAGGTTTGATAGAAAAACTAGAAAACGTAATCAAAAAACGTTTCATGAGAGTTTCTTATTCTGAAGCCATCGAAATTCTATTGAATTCTAAAGAAAATAAAAAAGGAAAATTCCAGTTCCCAATTGAAGAATGGGGGGCAGATTTACAATCAGAACACGAGCGTTATTTGGTAGAAAAACACTTCGAGTCTCCAGTAGTTTTATTTGATTATCCTAAGGAAATCAAAGCATTCTACATGAGATTAAACGAAGATGGAAAAACAGTAGCAGCAATGGACGTACTTTTCCCTGGAATTGGAGAAATCATTGGTGGTTCACAAAGAGAGGAAAGATTAGATGTTTTGAAAACCAAAATGCAAGAAATGCATATTGATGAGCACGAACTTTGGTGGTATTTAGATACTAGAAAATTCGGTTCTGTTCCGCATGCTGGTTTCGGTTTAGGTCTAGAAAGATTAATTCTTTTCGTAACGGGAATGACTAATATTAGAGACGTAATTCCTTTCCCTAGAACTCCGAAAAACGCTGAGTTTTAA
- a CDS encoding ORF6N domain-containing protein yields MLIKFNNIEEKIITLRNEKVIIDSDVAELYGVETKRINEAVKNNPEKFPHGYILEIDKTEIEDLRSKFSTTKWSSKSRVLPKAFTEKGLYMLATILKSQKATQTTIAIIETFTKIRELSRTVSELAEVKDESEQKSLMQKSGEIISDILGEEMKTTDTETTVELNFAVLKFKHTIKRKTDK; encoded by the coding sequence ATGCTTATAAAATTTAACAACATCGAGGAAAAGATAATTACCTTGAGAAATGAAAAAGTAATTATCGATAGTGATGTAGCAGAATTGTATGGAGTAGAAACTAAAAGAATAAATGAAGCGGTAAAAAACAATCCAGAAAAATTTCCGCATGGATATATTTTAGAGATTGACAAAACAGAGATTGAAGATTTGCGGTCGAAATTTTCGACCACAAAATGGTCGTCAAAATCTAGAGTTTTGCCAAAAGCTTTTACAGAAAAGGGTTTATATATGTTGGCTACAATTTTGAAAAGTCAAAAAGCAACACAAACGACCATCGCTATTATTGAAACTTTTACAAAAATTAGAGAATTATCTCGTACTGTTTCAGAATTGGCAGAAGTGAAAGATGAAAGTGAACAAAAATCTTTGATGCAAAAAAGTGGTGAAATTATTTCTGATATATTGGGAGAAGAAATGAAAACGACAGATACAGAAACCACTGTAGAACTCAATTTTGCGGTATTGAAATTTAAACATACCATCAAAAGAAAAACCGATAAATAA
- the rpoN gene encoding RNA polymerase factor sigma-54, with the protein MLKQNLQIKLGQKLAPQQIQLMKLIQLHTLEFQEELERELEENPALEVVKEDSGDEDDFSSLDSDYESEGSESIDTDFDVDEYLYDDEPSYKTASSNFSADDEDFDNESLLTEGQSLYDYLMEQIHLSSIDDDDLKIAEYIIGNLDNDGYLRREIKAIVDDLAFSQGIYTTQEKVKEILENYVQKLDPAGVGARNLQECLLLQIEKKVSRDKAVILAGNILRHQFDALINKHYGKIINKYDIEEEDLKEALEVISKLSPKVGGNFDTQTITINQEIIPDFVIQIKDGNVIPLLNSRNAPTLRVSEEYKEILSTYSHDKNSAEHKQAALFIKQKLDAAKWYIDAINQRQNTLMQTISAIVKLQKEYFLTGDEKNIKPMILKDVADITGFDISTISRVVKSKYADTPSGIILLKNLFSDSLTNDDGEEVSTKEIKNHLQEVISHEDKRKPLTDDALVDVLKEKGYNIARRTIAKYREQLNIPVARLRKEL; encoded by the coding sequence ATGCTCAAACAAAACCTACAAATAAAATTAGGACAAAAATTAGCTCCTCAGCAAATTCAGTTGATGAAGTTGATACAGCTTCACACGCTAGAATTTCAGGAAGAGTTAGAGCGTGAGTTAGAAGAAAATCCTGCCTTGGAAGTCGTTAAAGAAGACAGTGGTGATGAGGACGATTTTAGCAGTTTAGACTCGGATTACGAAAGTGAAGGAAGCGAAAGCATAGATACTGATTTTGATGTAGATGAATATTTGTATGATGATGAGCCTTCTTATAAAACCGCTTCTAGCAATTTTTCTGCAGATGACGAAGATTTTGATAACGAAAGTTTATTAACAGAAGGACAATCTTTGTATGATTATTTGATGGAGCAAATCCACTTATCAAGTATAGATGATGATGATTTGAAAATTGCTGAATACATCATCGGAAATCTAGATAATGATGGCTATTTAAGAAGAGAAATAAAAGCTATAGTAGATGATTTGGCTTTTTCGCAAGGGATTTATACCACTCAAGAAAAAGTAAAGGAAATACTAGAAAATTATGTGCAAAAACTTGATCCAGCTGGAGTAGGAGCGAGAAATTTACAAGAATGCTTGTTGCTACAGATAGAGAAAAAAGTGAGTCGTGATAAAGCGGTAATTCTTGCAGGAAATATTTTAAGACATCAGTTTGATGCTTTAATCAATAAGCATTACGGCAAAATCATTAACAAATATGATATAGAAGAAGAAGATTTAAAAGAAGCACTGGAAGTGATTTCTAAATTGTCTCCAAAAGTTGGCGGTAATTTTGATACGCAAACCATCACCATCAATCAAGAGATTATTCCAGATTTTGTGATTCAGATAAAAGATGGAAATGTAATCCCATTGTTGAATAGTAGAAATGCACCTACACTTAGAGTTTCTGAGGAATACAAAGAAATTTTAAGCACTTATTCTCACGATAAAAACTCTGCGGAACATAAACAAGCCGCACTTTTCATCAAACAAAAGTTAGATGCTGCAAAATGGTACATAGATGCCATTAACCAGAGACAGAATACGCTGATGCAAACCATTTCAGCAATTGTAAAATTACAGAAAGAATATTTCTTAACGGGAGATGAAAAAAACATCAAACCGATGATTCTGAAAGATGTAGCAGATATCACAGGATTTGATATTTCTACCATTTCTAGAGTGGTGAAAAGCAAGTATGCAGACACACCAAGTGGAATTATTTTGCTTAAAAATTTATTCTCAGATTCATTGACGAATGATGATGGCGAAGAAGTTTCGACCAAGGAAATTAAAAATCACTTACAAGAAGTCATCAGTCATGAAGACAAGAGAAAACCTCTTACAGACGACGCTTTGGTAGATGTTTTGAAGGAAAAAGGATACAATATTGCCAGAAGAACCATCGCAAAATACAGAGAACAACTCAATATTCCAGTCGCAAGATTGAGAAAAGAATTATAA
- a CDS encoding beta-carotene 15,15'-monooxygenase has translation MLNEDFNIDQFKKSWQEQPVSDVYNTSEIEGMLNKKSTNYVKYIFWISLAEFLFFAIVGICTIFSTQRSNSFTNILEKLGVQMNDDVEMNFEHLYFALKVFSLLITAIFVFLFYRNYLKIKVECNLKNFILQIIKFKRTVNLFIFTNIGLLIVFSGIITYFIMNVLQAQNIHLNQATLIGFITGIVISIGLGVLLIWLYYRIVYGIIMSRLSRNLEQLQKIEQEQ, from the coding sequence ATGCTTAATGAAGATTTCAATATAGACCAATTTAAAAAATCTTGGCAGGAACAACCCGTTTCTGATGTGTATAACACGTCTGAAATAGAAGGAATGCTCAACAAAAAATCTACCAACTATGTGAAATATATTTTCTGGATAAGTTTGGCAGAATTTTTATTTTTCGCCATCGTTGGGATTTGTACGATTTTTTCTACTCAAAGAAGCAATAGTTTTACTAATATTTTAGAAAAACTAGGCGTACAAATGAATGATGATGTAGAAATGAATTTTGAGCATCTTTATTTTGCCCTAAAAGTTTTCAGTTTACTGATTACAGCGATTTTTGTTTTTCTTTTTTACAGAAATTACCTAAAAATTAAGGTAGAATGCAATTTGAAAAATTTTATTCTTCAGATTATTAAGTTCAAAAGAACGGTCAACTTATTTATCTTCACTAATATTGGTTTATTGATTGTTTTTTCGGGGATTATTACTTATTTCATTATGAATGTGTTGCAAGCTCAAAACATTCATTTAAACCAAGCCACTTTGATAGGATTTATCACTGGAATTGTGATTAGTATTGGTTTAGGCGTTCTCTTGATTTGGCTATATTACAGAATAGTTTACGGAATTATTATGAGCAGACTGAGCAGAAATCTAGAGCAATTGCAAAAAATAGAACAGGAACAATAA
- a CDS encoding RNA polymerase sigma factor — protein MDSKQKEFSKLVKENQGLIIKVSRLYTNSLEDEQDLFQEIVLQLWRSYDSFKGQSKISTWMYRVALNTAITLFRKKTKSPQTDELMDFHHRDYVEDDDEKQQQITLLYKVIKMLPKVERAIVMMYLDDLPYRDIAENLGITEVNARVKMNRLKKTLKELMTQHA, from the coding sequence TTGGATTCTAAACAAAAAGAATTTTCTAAGTTGGTAAAGGAAAATCAGGGGCTTATTATAAAAGTCTCCAGATTATATACCAATTCTCTGGAAGATGAACAGGATCTTTTTCAAGAAATTGTGTTACAACTTTGGCGCAGTTACGACTCATTCAAAGGACAGTCCAAAATTTCTACTTGGATGTACAGAGTAGCGCTCAATACGGCCATTACGCTTTTCCGAAAGAAAACGAAATCTCCTCAAACTGATGAATTGATGGATTTTCACCACAGAGATTATGTAGAAGATGATGACGAAAAGCAACAACAAATTACCCTGCTTTATAAGGTGATAAAAATGCTCCCAAAAGTAGAACGTGCGATTGTGATGATGTATTTAGACGATTTGCCTTACCGTGATATTGCAGAAAACCTAGGGATTACGGAAGTAAATGCCCGTGTAAAAATGAACAGACTCAAAAAAACACTTAAAGAATTGATGACTCAACATGCTTAA